Proteins from one Gossypium raimondii isolate GPD5lz chromosome 8, ASM2569854v1, whole genome shotgun sequence genomic window:
- the LOC105792599 gene encoding sugar transporter ERD6-like 16 yields the protein MKNKEESFQLFPINVKGSAGSICNFMGSFIGWVVAYYFNFLREWSSTGTFFIVSAFCCANFILLAIMVLETKGRTLEEIQASVSHSSV from the exons atgaaaaataaagaagaatcgTTTCAA TTATTTCCAATAAATGTAAAAGGTTCAGCAGGAAGCATATGTAATTTTATGGGCAGTTTCATTGGTTGGGTTGTTGCATACTACTTTAACTTCCTACGTGAATGGAGCTCAACAG GGACATTCTTTATAGTTTCAGCCTTTTGCTGTGCAAACTTCATCCTATTAGCAATAATGGTGCTCGAGACTAAAGGACGAACACTGGAGGAAATACAAGCATCAGTTAGTCATTCTTCAGTTTGA
- the LOC105792594 gene encoding protein LEAD-SENSITIVE 1, whose amino-acid sequence MGQPQSKPRFLQPGDHIYCEREGGLYDHHGIYVGDDMVIHLQGKAKKLEPLPECRKCKDKRVQNGEIAKVCIDCFLRGEKPRIYDYGVPLNKFRFRKRGTCCPHYSKPPHEVINKATYFVEGASFGDYDMFNNNCENFAVYCKTGCADGYQIVGFLEKGSLATAAVAASLGGPPGIVLCAASMAIYGTSKVVTGLN is encoded by the exons ATGGGACAGCCACAAAGCAAACCAAGGTTTCTTCAACCAGGGGATCACATCTACTGTGAAAGAGAGGGAGGTTTATATGATCACCATG GAATATATGTGGGGGACGACATGGTTATTCATCTCCAGGGAAAAGCCAAGAAACTTGAGCCGCTACCTGAATGCCGTAAATGTAAAGACAAGCGTGTCCAAAATGGTGAAATAGCAAAAGTATGCATAGATTGTTTCCTTCGTGGTGAAAAGCCCCGGATCTATGACTATGGAGTTCCCCTTAATAAATTCCGTTTCAGAAAACGTGGTACTTGCTGCCCACACTATTCCAAGCCTCCCCATGAAGTTATTAACAAAGCAACTTATTTCGTTGAAGGGGCAAGCTTTGGCGACTACGATATGTTTAATAACAACTGTGAGAACTTCGCTGTGTATTGCAAAACAGGCTGTGCCGATGGTTACCAGATTGTAGGCTTTCTTGAAAAAGGTAGTCTTGCTACTGCTGCTGTTGCTGCTTCTCTTGGTGGTCCCCCTGGTATAGTTTTGTGCGCTGCTTCTATGGCAATTTATGGTACTTCGAAAGTGGTCACCGGCCTCAATTGA
- the LOC105792598 gene encoding uncharacterized protein LOC105792598 isoform X2, with protein MAPSALPNFSPSFLFHLKTQKSFKPPKPITITCSSQEPKKPSKNPQRPTSRNRKRTPYGTSRRSILKKTFTQEQVKFTAGVSADPQVGIIGGGMAGLLCALSLEKRGVKSTVFDTGMHGLGGRMGTRVIDPQQLIFDHAAQFFTVSDSRFSKLVDYWLEKGLVREWQGLVGQLELGGRFVPFPSSPPRFIGVNGRRPLADSLLVQTSMVNVVRPCCISKLEPFNGMWHLSENGKPRGEFDAIVIAHNGKCANRLLASSGLPLIARQMKRLDLSSIWALLAAFEHHLPMGDGNVTFQGAFVKGVDSVSWMANNSLKLLGSQGNGPHCWTFFSTAVYGKQNKVPQENIPSQTAEKVKTSMLEGVEAALGLPKGSLPRPIYSRVQLWGATLPTNTPGIPCIFDPHGRAGICGDWLLGSNLESAALSGMALANHIADYLQSDGACPEEFAVGLEKGFEAIEGHDIGQFALAGVESSLKQHNEMSAFQLAT; from the exons ATGGCACCTTCGGCTCTCCCCAATTTTTCTCCTTCATTTCTGTTTCATCTCAAAACCCAGAAATCTTTTAAACCCCCAAAACCTATAACCATAACTTGCAGTTCACAAGAACCCAAAAAACCCTCCAAAAACCCACAAAGACCCACTTCAAGGAACAGGAAAAGAACACCATATGGGACTTCTAGGAGGTCAATTCTCAAGAAAACCTTCACTCAGGAGCAGGTCAAGTTCACTGCTGGTGTTTCAGCTGACCCTCAGGTGGGGATTATTGGTGGAGGAATGGCTGGTCTTCTTTGTGCTTTGAGCTTGGAGAAAAGAGGTGTTAAGTCCACTGTTTTTGACACG GGAATGCATGGTTTGGGAGGAAGAATGGGAACTAGAGTCATTGATCCTCAACAACTTATATTTGACCATGCTGCTCAGTTTTTTACTGTCAGTGATTCTCGGTTTTCCAAGCTAGTTGATTATTGGTTGGAGAAAGGCTTGGTTCGAGAATGGCAAGGTTTAGTTGGTCAGCTTGAATTAGGTGGCCGGTTTGTTCCTTTTCCTTCATCACCACCAAGGTTTATAGGTGTCAATGGGAGGCGCCCTTTAGCCGACTCATTG TTGGTGCAGACTTCTATGGTCAATGTAGTGAGACCTTGTTGTATAAGTAAACTCGAGCCATTTAACGGGATGTGGCACTTGAGCGAGAATGGAAAACCTCGTGGGGAATTTGATGCAATTGTTATTGCTCATAATG GAAAATGTGCAAATCGCTTGCTTGCTTCATCTGGATTACCTCTAATTGCTAGACAAATGAAG aggCTAGATTTGAGTTCAATATGGGCACTTCTTGCAGCATTCGAGCATCACCTTCCTATGGGAGATGGTAACGTGACATTTCAAGGAGCTTTTGTTAAGGGAGTTGATTCCGTATCTTGGATGGCAAACAATTCACTGAAGCTTTTGGGTTCTCAGGGTAATGGTCCTCACTGTTGGACTTTTTTCAGCACCGCAGTCTATGGAAAACAAAACAAGGTTCCTCAG GAAAATATACCAAGTCAAACAGCAGAAAAGGTGAAGACAAGCATGCTTGAGGGTGTTGAAGCGGCACTTGGACTACCAAAAGGATCACTTCCGAGACCTATTTACAGTAGAGTTCAGCTATG GGGTGCGACTCTTCCGACTAACACTCCAGGTATCCCATGTATTTTCGATCCTCATGGAAGGGCTGGTATCTGCGGTGATTGGTTATTGGGATCGAATTTAGAGTCAGCTGCTTTAAGTGGCATGGCTCTTGCCAATCAT ATTGCAGACTATTTACAAAGTGATGGAGCATGTCCTGAAGAGTTTGCTGTTGGCTTAGAGAAGGGATTTGAGGCAATTGAAGGACATGATATTGGACAATTTGCACTTGCAGGGGTTGAATCATCCTTAAAACAACACAATGAAATGTCAGCATTTCAACTTGCCACTTAA
- the LOC105792598 gene encoding uncharacterized protein LOC105792598 isoform X1 yields the protein MAPSALPNFSPSFLFHLKTQKSFKPPKPITITCSSQEPKKPSKNPQRPTSRNRKRTPYGTSRRSILKKTFTQEQVKFTAGVSADPQVGIIGGGMAGLLCALSLEKRGVKSTVFDTTSMVNVVRPCCISKLEPFNGMWHLSENGKPRGEFDAIVIAHNGKCANRLLASSGLPLIARQMKRLDLSSIWALLAAFEHHLPMGDGNVTFQGAFVKGVDSVSWMANNSLKLLGSQGNGPHCWTFFSTAVYGKQNKVPQENIPSQTAEKVKTSMLEGVEAALGLPKGSLPRPIYSRVQLWGATLPTNTPGIPCIFDPHGRAGICGDWLLGSNLESAALSGMALANHIADYLQSDGACPEEFAVGLEKGFEAIEGHDIGQFALAGVESSLKQHNEMSAFQLAT from the exons ATGGCACCTTCGGCTCTCCCCAATTTTTCTCCTTCATTTCTGTTTCATCTCAAAACCCAGAAATCTTTTAAACCCCCAAAACCTATAACCATAACTTGCAGTTCACAAGAACCCAAAAAACCCTCCAAAAACCCACAAAGACCCACTTCAAGGAACAGGAAAAGAACACCATATGGGACTTCTAGGAGGTCAATTCTCAAGAAAACCTTCACTCAGGAGCAGGTCAAGTTCACTGCTGGTGTTTCAGCTGACCCTCAGGTGGGGATTATTGGTGGAGGAATGGCTGGTCTTCTTTGTGCTTTGAGCTTGGAGAAAAGAGGTGTTAAGTCCACTGTTTTTGACACG ACTTCTATGGTCAATGTAGTGAGACCTTGTTGTATAAGTAAACTCGAGCCATTTAACGGGATGTGGCACTTGAGCGAGAATGGAAAACCTCGTGGGGAATTTGATGCAATTGTTATTGCTCATAATG GAAAATGTGCAAATCGCTTGCTTGCTTCATCTGGATTACCTCTAATTGCTAGACAAATGAAG aggCTAGATTTGAGTTCAATATGGGCACTTCTTGCAGCATTCGAGCATCACCTTCCTATGGGAGATGGTAACGTGACATTTCAAGGAGCTTTTGTTAAGGGAGTTGATTCCGTATCTTGGATGGCAAACAATTCACTGAAGCTTTTGGGTTCTCAGGGTAATGGTCCTCACTGTTGGACTTTTTTCAGCACCGCAGTCTATGGAAAACAAAACAAGGTTCCTCAG GAAAATATACCAAGTCAAACAGCAGAAAAGGTGAAGACAAGCATGCTTGAGGGTGTTGAAGCGGCACTTGGACTACCAAAAGGATCACTTCCGAGACCTATTTACAGTAGAGTTCAGCTATG GGGTGCGACTCTTCCGACTAACACTCCAGGTATCCCATGTATTTTCGATCCTCATGGAAGGGCTGGTATCTGCGGTGATTGGTTATTGGGATCGAATTTAGAGTCAGCTGCTTTAAGTGGCATGGCTCTTGCCAATCAT ATTGCAGACTATTTACAAAGTGATGGAGCATGTCCTGAAGAGTTTGCTGTTGGCTTAGAGAAGGGATTTGAGGCAATTGAAGGACATGATATTGGACAATTTGCACTTGCAGGGGTTGAATCATCCTTAAAACAACACAATGAAATGTCAGCATTTCAACTTGCCACTTAA
- the LOC105792589 gene encoding protein WVD2-like 1 isoform X2, translating to MGRELTEVHMDVKPNGLVKSIVNRVNLQGTEPNNLTVKKGATENSVIEDGQEKQDVLCVKSTNFSTDIPEEKNEKAEDQKSADNKLSTAESKSTSVENTHANDTTSETGANGMETVNSTPSPTSAKDSEPNRPMTPLMSKKPSQPYERKHPDEDDTWSVASSTAIYARRSRLRVTVGSSPTFRSAERAEKRREFYQKLEEKHRALEAERSQWEARTKEEQAEALKELRKSMVVKANPVPSFYYEGPPPKVELKKLPLTRPKSPNLTRRMSCGDLVPSTQVEKTKACSRTNRHSLGNEVQRPTTANMVKSKIQVSGQISNSNGTHKVKDQAKQDFN from the exons ATGGGGAGGGAACTCACAGAGGTGCACATGGATGTTAAGCCAAACGGTTTAGTGAAATCGATTGTTAATCGTGTTAACTTGCAAGGCACCGAGCCAAATAACTTAACTGTCAAAAAAGGAGCAACCGAAAACTCGGTCATTGAGGATGGTCAGGAAAAGCAAGATGTGCTATGTGTTAAAAGCACAAATTTTAGTACCGACATCCctgaagagaaaaatgaaaaggctGAAGATCAGAAGTCTGCTGACAATAAGTTAAGCACTGCTGAATCAAAATCTACTAGTGTTGAAAATACTCATGCGAATGACACTACTTCCGAAACTGGTGCAAATGGCATGGAAACTGTTAACTCTACACCTTCCCCTACTTCTGCAAAGGATTCGGAG CCAAACCGTCCGATGACTCCTTTGATGTCGAAGAAGCCATCACAACCTTATGAGAGGAAGCATCCTGATGAAGATGATACTTGGTCTGTCGCTTCCTC TACTGCTATATATGCTCGACGTTCAAGATTGAGGGTAACTGTTGGATCTTCACCAACTTTTAGAAGTGCTGAACGTGCTGAAAAGCGGAGGGAG TTTTACCAGAAGTTAGAGGAAAAACACCGAGCTTTGGAGGCTGAGAGAAGCCAGTGGGAGGCAAGGACCAAG GAAGAGCAAGCAGAAGCCCTCAAGGAGCTTAGAAAGAGCATGGTTGTCAAAGCAAATCCAGTACCTAGTTTCTACTACGAAGGACCTCCACCAAAGGTCGAACTCAAGAAG cTGCCACTGACTCGGCCAAAGTCACCAAATCTTACCCGGAGAATGAGCTGCGGTGACTTAGTCCCCTCAACTCAAGTTGAAAAGACAAAAGCTTGCTCCCGAACTAACCGCCACAGCTTAGGTAACGAAGTGCAACGACCCACTACTGCAAATATGGTCAAAAGCAAGATCCAGGTCAGTGGACAGATCAGCAACAGCAATGGGACTCACAAGGTGAAAGATCAAGCAAAACAG GATTTTAACTAA
- the LOC105792589 gene encoding protein WVD2-like 1 isoform X1 — protein sequence MGRELTEVHMDVKPNGLVKSIVNRVNLQGTEPNNLTVKKGATENSVIEDGQEKQDVLCVKSTNFSTDIPEEKNEKAEDQKSADNKLSTAESKSTSVENTHANDTTSETGANGMETVNSTPSPTSAKDSEPNRPMTPLMSKKPSQPYERKHPDEDDTWSVASSTAIYARRSRLRVTVGSSPTFRSAERAEKRREFYQKLEEKHRALEAERSQWEARTKEEQAEALKELRKSMVVKANPVPSFYYEGPPPKVELKKLPLTRPKSPNLTRRMSCGDLVPSTQVEKTKACSRTNRHSLGNEVQRPTTANMVKSKIQVSGQISNSNGTHKVKDQAKQVKEMTKTAPTKITEQSN from the exons ATGGGGAGGGAACTCACAGAGGTGCACATGGATGTTAAGCCAAACGGTTTAGTGAAATCGATTGTTAATCGTGTTAACTTGCAAGGCACCGAGCCAAATAACTTAACTGTCAAAAAAGGAGCAACCGAAAACTCGGTCATTGAGGATGGTCAGGAAAAGCAAGATGTGCTATGTGTTAAAAGCACAAATTTTAGTACCGACATCCctgaagagaaaaatgaaaaggctGAAGATCAGAAGTCTGCTGACAATAAGTTAAGCACTGCTGAATCAAAATCTACTAGTGTTGAAAATACTCATGCGAATGACACTACTTCCGAAACTGGTGCAAATGGCATGGAAACTGTTAACTCTACACCTTCCCCTACTTCTGCAAAGGATTCGGAG CCAAACCGTCCGATGACTCCTTTGATGTCGAAGAAGCCATCACAACCTTATGAGAGGAAGCATCCTGATGAAGATGATACTTGGTCTGTCGCTTCCTC TACTGCTATATATGCTCGACGTTCAAGATTGAGGGTAACTGTTGGATCTTCACCAACTTTTAGAAGTGCTGAACGTGCTGAAAAGCGGAGGGAG TTTTACCAGAAGTTAGAGGAAAAACACCGAGCTTTGGAGGCTGAGAGAAGCCAGTGGGAGGCAAGGACCAAG GAAGAGCAAGCAGAAGCCCTCAAGGAGCTTAGAAAGAGCATGGTTGTCAAAGCAAATCCAGTACCTAGTTTCTACTACGAAGGACCTCCACCAAAGGTCGAACTCAAGAAG cTGCCACTGACTCGGCCAAAGTCACCAAATCTTACCCGGAGAATGAGCTGCGGTGACTTAGTCCCCTCAACTCAAGTTGAAAAGACAAAAGCTTGCTCCCGAACTAACCGCCACAGCTTAGGTAACGAAGTGCAACGACCCACTACTGCAAATATGGTCAAAAGCAAGATCCAGGTCAGTGGACAGATCAGCAACAGCAATGGGACTCACAAGGTGAAAGATCAAGCAAAACAGGTAAAAGAGATGACAAAAACTGCTCCGACAAAAATCACCGAGCAGAGCAACTAA